Proteins found in one Deltaproteobacteria bacterium genomic segment:
- a CDS encoding NADP-dependent isocitrate dehydrogenase produces the protein MTKIVYTVTDEAPRLATYSLLPVVEAFCEQAGVVVEKRNISLAHRILAAAGKAPDELAALA, from the coding sequence GTGACGAAAATTGTTTACACTGTAACAGACGAAGCACCGCGGCTGGCGACTTACTCGTTGTTGCCAGTCGTGGAAGCGTTTTGCGAGCAGGCTGGAGTGGTGGTTGAAAAGCGAAATATTTCGTTAGCTCACCGCATTCTAGCTGCTGCGGGCAAGGCGCCCGATGAGTTGGCGGCGCTGGC